One window of the Nocardia huaxiensis genome contains the following:
- a CDS encoding error-prone DNA polymerase — MGWGQGPPSWAEMERVLSGRPGRVEPEHPGDGSDSPAWSRTRGEYRAAPVERPAGPVVPYAELHAHSAYSFLDGASQPEEMVEEAVRLGLEALAITDHDGFYGVVRFAEAAREWGMPTIFGAELSLGTAARAGKHLVRRGAARPPGGSGTPPERRNGSRRQDEPVRMAGRRGAAPMGGAWPSEPDSGWGDSAPRTGAPDPVGPHLLVLARGQEGYRRLSREMAAAHMVAGEKGILRYDLDRLTEAAGGHWHILTGCRKGHVRQALQQGDAAAEAALRELVERFGRDHVSVELTHHGIPEDDERNARLVALADRLGLPVLATTGAHFAAPPQRRRAMALAAIRARSSLDDMAGWLAPTGGAHLRSGAEMARLFAACPEAVANAVALARDCAFDLRLIAPRLPPFDVPDGHDENSWLRELTYQGAARRYGPRAGNPKAYDQLEHELRVIEKLGFPGYFLVVHDIVSFCRDNDILCQGRGSAANSAVCYAIGITNVDPVANKLLFERFLSPERDGPPDIDVDIESDRREEAIQHVYAKYGRQYAAQVANVITYRGRSSVRDAARALGFSTGQQDAWSKQTTSWHFTVGGPRDNTGGGNAGMVSRWTGVTEEKHTDIPREVLALAGELEGLPRHLGIHSGGMVICDRPIADVCPTEWARMPGRSVLQWDKDDCASAGLVKFDLLGLGMLSALHYMIDLVREHKGETVELHQLDLSEQAVYDMLCRADSVGVFQVESRAQMATLPRLKPRNFYDLVVEVALIRPGPIQGGSVHPYIRRRNGKEKAVYDHPALENSLERTLGVPLFQEQLMQMAVDVAGFTPAEADQLRRAMGSKRSPEKMNRLRERFYTGMRELHGITGEVADRIYEKVYAFANFGFPESHSQSFASIVFYSSWFKLHHPAAFCAGLLRAQPMGFYSPQSLVADARRHGVAVHGPDINHSLAEATLEARGTQIRLGLASIRQLGTDLAERIVAARESGPYTSFVDLTGRVELTVPQAEALATAGALGSLGITRRQALWAAGAAAAERHDRIPGTGAATAAPALPGMSDLELAAADVWATGISPDSYPTEFLRDRLDALGVVPASGLLDIPDGTRVLVGGAVTHRQRPATAAGVTFLNLEDETGMVNVVCSVGLWARYRRLAQSAPALLIRGRVQNAEGAVTVVADHLQRLDLRITARSRDFR, encoded by the coding sequence GTGGGCTGGGGCCAGGGTCCGCCCTCATGGGCGGAAATGGAGCGCGTGCTGTCCGGAAGGCCGGGCCGCGTCGAGCCCGAGCACCCCGGCGACGGCAGCGACAGCCCGGCATGGTCCCGCACCCGCGGCGAATATCGCGCGGCACCCGTCGAGCGGCCCGCCGGTCCGGTCGTGCCGTATGCCGAACTCCACGCCCACTCCGCCTACAGCTTCCTCGACGGCGCGAGCCAGCCGGAGGAGATGGTGGAGGAGGCCGTGCGACTCGGCCTCGAAGCCCTCGCCATCACCGATCACGACGGCTTCTACGGCGTCGTCCGCTTCGCCGAAGCCGCGCGCGAATGGGGAATGCCGACCATCTTCGGAGCCGAGCTGTCCCTCGGCACCGCCGCCCGCGCCGGAAAACATCTGGTGCGGCGCGGTGCGGCCCGACCCCCCGGCGGTTCCGGGACGCCGCCGGAGCGGCGCAATGGATCGCGACGCCAGGACGAGCCCGTACGCATGGCGGGACGCCGGGGAGCCGCGCCCATGGGCGGCGCGTGGCCCAGCGAACCCGATTCCGGGTGGGGCGATTCCGCCCCGCGCACCGGCGCACCGGATCCCGTCGGCCCGCATCTGCTGGTGCTGGCGCGCGGACAGGAGGGGTATCGACGGTTGTCGCGGGAGATGGCGGCGGCGCACATGGTGGCGGGCGAGAAGGGGATTCTGCGCTACGACCTGGACCGGCTCACCGAGGCGGCGGGCGGACACTGGCACATTCTCACCGGATGCCGGAAAGGGCATGTGCGGCAAGCACTTCAGCAGGGCGACGCGGCGGCGGAGGCAGCGCTGCGGGAGCTGGTGGAACGGTTCGGCAGGGACCATGTGAGTGTCGAGCTGACCCACCACGGCATTCCCGAGGACGATGAGCGCAATGCCCGGCTGGTGGCACTGGCCGATCGCCTCGGTTTGCCCGTACTCGCCACCACCGGAGCGCATTTCGCGGCCCCGCCGCAGCGGAGAAGGGCCATGGCGCTGGCGGCCATCCGGGCGCGCAGCAGCCTGGACGACATGGCGGGCTGGCTCGCTCCGACCGGCGGCGCGCACCTGCGCTCCGGGGCGGAGATGGCGCGACTGTTCGCCGCCTGCCCGGAGGCGGTGGCGAATGCCGTTGCGCTGGCCCGGGATTGCGCGTTCGATCTGCGTTTGATCGCACCGCGGCTGCCGCCGTTCGATGTGCCGGACGGGCATGACGAGAACTCGTGGCTGCGGGAACTCACCTATCAGGGCGCGGCGCGGCGTTACGGCCCGCGCGCCGGGAATCCGAAAGCCTACGACCAGCTCGAGCATGAGCTGCGGGTGATCGAGAAGCTCGGCTTTCCGGGCTACTTCCTGGTGGTGCACGACATCGTCAGCTTCTGCCGAGACAACGACATCCTCTGTCAGGGAAGGGGTTCCGCCGCCAATTCGGCGGTCTGCTACGCCATCGGCATCACCAATGTGGATCCGGTGGCAAACAAGCTGCTGTTCGAACGCTTCCTGTCGCCGGAGCGGGACGGGCCGCCCGATATCGACGTGGATATCGAATCGGATCGGCGCGAGGAGGCCATCCAGCACGTCTACGCCAAGTACGGCCGCCAGTACGCGGCGCAGGTGGCCAATGTGATCACCTATCGCGGTCGTTCCTCGGTGCGCGATGCCGCACGCGCGCTCGGTTTCTCGACCGGGCAGCAAGACGCCTGGAGCAAGCAGACGACCTCGTGGCATTTCACAGTGGGGGGCCCGAGGGACAATACCGGGGGTGGAAATGCCGGCATGGTGAGCCGCTGGACCGGCGTGACAGAGGAGAAGCACACCGACATCCCCCGCGAGGTCCTCGCGCTGGCCGGTGAATTGGAGGGCCTGCCAAGGCATCTCGGCATTCACTCCGGCGGCATGGTGATCTGCGATCGCCCCATCGCCGATGTGTGCCCGACGGAATGGGCGCGCATGCCGGGCCGCAGTGTCCTGCAATGGGACAAGGACGATTGCGCCTCAGCGGGTTTGGTGAAATTCGATCTGCTCGGCCTGGGCATGCTGTCCGCCCTGCACTACATGATCGATCTGGTGCGCGAGCACAAGGGTGAGACGGTGGAGCTGCACCAACTGGATCTGAGCGAGCAGGCCGTCTACGACATGCTGTGCCGCGCCGACTCGGTCGGCGTCTTCCAGGTGGAATCGCGCGCCCAGATGGCGACCCTGCCGCGCTTGAAACCGCGCAACTTCTACGACCTGGTGGTGGAGGTCGCACTCATTCGCCCCGGACCCATTCAGGGCGGTTCCGTGCACCCCTACATCCGTCGCCGCAATGGCAAGGAGAAGGCGGTGTACGACCATCCGGCACTGGAGAATTCGCTGGAGCGCACGCTCGGCGTGCCGCTGTTCCAGGAGCAGCTCATGCAGATGGCCGTGGACGTCGCGGGTTTCACCCCCGCCGAGGCCGATCAGCTGCGCCGCGCCATGGGTTCCAAACGCTCACCGGAGAAGATGAACCGGCTGCGCGAACGCTTCTACACCGGCATGCGGGAGCTGCACGGCATTACCGGCGAGGTGGCCGACCGCATCTACGAGAAGGTGTACGCCTTCGCGAATTTCGGCTTCCCGGAGAGTCATTCGCAGAGTTTCGCGTCCATCGTCTTCTACTCGTCCTGGTTCAAGCTGCATCATCCGGCGGCGTTCTGCGCGGGTCTGCTGCGCGCTCAGCCGATGGGTTTCTACTCGCCGCAGTCGCTGGTGGCCGATGCCCGGCGGCACGGGGTGGCGGTGCACGGGCCGGATATCAATCACTCGCTGGCCGAGGCGACCCTGGAGGCGCGCGGCACCCAGATCCGGCTGGGTCTGGCCTCCATCCGCCAGCTCGGCACCGACCTGGCCGAAAGGATCGTCGCCGCAAGGGAATCCGGTCCGTACACCTCGTTCGTGGACCTCACCGGCCGCGTGGAGCTCACCGTCCCGCAGGCCGAGGCCCTCGCCACGGCGGGCGCGCTCGGCAGTCTCGGCATCACCCGCCGCCAGGCGCTGTGGGCCGCCGGGGCCGCCGCGGCCGAACGCCACGACCGCATTCCCGGCACCGGCGCGGCCACCGCCGCACCCGCCCTGCCCGGCATGAGCGATCTGGAACTGGCTGCCGCCGACGTCTGGGCGACCGGCATCTCACCCGACAGCTACCCGACCGAATTCCTGCGCGACCGCCTCGACGCCCTGGGTGTCGTGCCCGCCTCCGGGCTGCTCGACATCCCTGACGGCACAAGGGTTCTGGTCGGCGGCGCGGTCACCCACCGGCAGCGCCCCGCTACCGCCGCGGGCGTCACCTTCCTGAATCTGGAGGACGAGACCGGCATGGTCAATGTGGTCTGCTCGGTGGGCCTGTGGGCGCGCTATCGCCGCCTGGCCCAATCCGCGCCCGCTCTGCTCATTCGCGGCAGGGTCCAGAACGCCGAGGGCGCGGTCACCGTGGTGGCCGATCACCTGCAGCGCCTGGATCTCCGGATCACCGCACGCTCCCGCGATTTCCGCTGA
- a CDS encoding tRNA (cytidine(34)-2'-O)-methyltransferase, which produces MFYEPRIPPNTGNAIRLAAGTGCHLHLIEPLGFDLSEPKLKRAGLDYHDLASVTVHESLDAAWKALQPERVFAFTATATTHNTEIAYREGDVLLFGPEPTGLPEEVLADARITEQVRIPMIPGRRSMNLSNAAAVAVYEAWRQLGFPGAV; this is translated from the coding sequence ATGTTCTATGAGCCGCGTATCCCGCCCAATACGGGAAACGCCATTCGCTTGGCGGCCGGGACCGGATGTCATTTGCACCTGATCGAGCCGCTCGGGTTCGACCTGTCCGAACCCAAGCTCAAGCGGGCAGGGCTGGATTATCACGACCTTGCCTCGGTGACCGTGCACGAGAGCCTGGATGCGGCATGGAAGGCGTTGCAACCGGAGCGGGTGTTCGCGTTCACGGCCACCGCGACGACGCACAACACGGAGATCGCCTATCGCGAGGGGGATGTGCTGCTGTTCGGGCCCGAGCCCACCGGGCTGCCCGAGGAAGTGCTCGCGGATGCGCGGATCACCGAGCAGGTGCGGATTCCGATGATTCCGGGGCGGCGGTCGATGAACCTGTCCAATGCCGCCGCTGTCGCCGTGTACGAAGCCTGGCGGCAGTTGGGCTTTCCGGGGGCGGTCTGA
- a CDS encoding RidA family protein — translation MSIELINPAELHDPTGFGYSHIARVRGELVFIAGQYDSDENGNTTTGDFAEQVDRAFANLGKALRTVGLDYADVAQLRTHIVDHNLDKLAILGKKIAEIWGDQPPAQTLSGVAALALPTMLFEVDAVAVQS, via the coding sequence ATGTCCATCGAACTGATCAACCCGGCCGAACTGCACGACCCGACCGGCTTCGGCTACAGCCACATTGCCCGCGTCCGCGGCGAATTGGTGTTCATTGCGGGCCAGTACGATTCCGACGAGAACGGCAACACCACCACCGGCGACTTCGCCGAACAGGTCGACCGCGCCTTCGCCAATCTCGGGAAGGCTTTGCGCACGGTGGGTCTGGACTACGCCGACGTGGCGCAGCTGCGCACCCACATCGTCGACCACAACCTGGACAAGCTCGCGATCCTCGGCAAGAAGATCGCCGAGATCTGGGGTGATCAGCCGCCGGCGCAAACCCTCTCCGGCGTAGCCGCCCTGGCCCTGCCCACCATGCTGTTCGAGGTGGACGCGGTAGCCGTGCAGTCCTGA
- a CDS encoding DUF167 domain-containing protein: protein MASVVRATIKPGSKKGPLVETGDDGTLVLYVRAPAVEGKANKAACELLAQHYGVPKSAVTLTAGATSRFKRFEIAD from the coding sequence ATGGCGAGCGTGGTGCGGGCGACGATCAAGCCCGGTAGCAAGAAGGGGCCGCTGGTGGAGACCGGCGACGACGGCACGCTGGTGCTGTATGTGCGGGCGCCCGCGGTGGAGGGCAAGGCCAACAAGGCGGCCTGTGAGCTGCTGGCCCAGCATTACGGCGTGCCGAAATCCGCCGTAACCCTCACCGCGGGAGCCACTTCCCGCTTCAAACGGTTCGAGATAGCCGACTGA